TCGGCGCCGCCGGCGTGCACGACCGGTTCTGGTTCTGGTGCGTCGAATACGCGCGTGTCTACGCGGGACAGGTGTCCCCGTCGGAGGGGTGGGCCTCCTTCCTCCACCATTTCCCCAGGGCGGTGGGACCGGCGCTCCCGCTCTGGCTCCTCGCGCTCGCAGGGCTGATCGCGATGGCGCGGCGGGGTCGTCGCGATCGAGCGCTCTGGATCACGGGCTTCACGCTCGCCTCCTTCGCCGCCACCATCCCCGGGTTCTGGTTCCGCGAGCACTACTTCATCGTGCTGCTCCCGGCCGTCGCGATGCTGGCGGGAGGCTACCTCGTGGGAATGACCGAGGTCCTGTCCCGGGATCGCCTCCCGCCGGCGTGGAGGGCGGCACTCTGCGCGCTGGTGTTCCTCCTGGCCTCGGCACCGGCTGCCGGCTCGTTGCGGGCGCTCCTGGCGAAGTCCCCCGAGGAGATGTCACGCGCCCTGTACGGCTCGAACCCGTTCCCGGAATCCGTGTCGATCGCCCGGTACATCGCGTCGAATTCGGGACCCGACGCGCGCGTCGCGGTGCTCGGGTCCGAGCCGCAGATCTACTTTCACTCCGGCCGCCGCTCCGCGACCGGGTACATCTACACGTACGGCCTCATGGAACGTGTCCCGGGGCCACGCGACCCCGCCACGGGCAAGCCCACCTGGCTCCCCCAGCCGTACGCGCGACGGATGCACGAGGAGATGATCCGCGAAATCGAAGCAGCCGAGCCCGAGTACATCGTGTTCGTCCAGGTCTACACCTCCTGGCTCGCGAATCCGGAATCGGATCAACACATCATGGAGTGGTCGAGAGGCTACGTCGCCGAGCGCTACGACCTCGTCGGCACGGCGGACATCTTGGAGAACGACACGGAGTACCGCTGGGGGCACGAGGCGGCGTCCAGCGAGCCGCGGTCGGAGGAGCGCATGTACGTCTTTCGCCTGAAGCGATCGATCCTGGCCGCTCCGTAGCGGAGCTTGCGCCCCACCGCGCCGCTTGCGGCTCCGCGGCGAAGGTCCTATGCTTCCCTCCACGGGCGGCGGATCCGCGCCCAACCTCTCCGGCCCTTCCCAGCGGGGCCCTCGCGAGGCAAAGGGGGGTGCACTCCCGGATCGCGTCGCATCGACGCCTTGGAACGTCACCGGTGGCACGGCTGGGAGTGCGCGCCCGTGGCATGTCCAAGGAGAGTCCGATGCCGACGAACAAAGACTTGAAGCGCCTCGTTCGCGCCCGCATGAAGAAGACCGGCGAAGCCTATACCGCCGCCCGCTCGCAGATCCTCCGGAAGAAGACGAGCCCCAACCCCGTCGCGCGCGCTGCTACCGACGATGCCAGGCGGGCGGGCATGAGCGACTCGGCGCTCCAGGAGAAGACCGGCCGCACGTGGGCGCTCTGGGTCGCGGCGCTCGACCGCGCCGGCGCAGAGGAGTGGCCGCACCGGAAGATCGCGAAGCACCTGTACGAGGATCTCGGCGTGCCCGGCTGGTGGAGCCAGATGGTCGCGGTGGGATACGAGCGGATCAAGGGACGGCGCGAGATCGGCCAGCGGCATGACGGAGCCTTCGAGGCTTCGAAGAGCAAGACGTTCGCGGTGCCGGTGGCGCGTCTCTACCGCGCGTGGAAGGACTCGCGAACCCGCACGAAGTGGCTTCCCGGCGCGAAGCTCACGATCCGCGCGGCGACGACGGATCGATCCATGCGGATCACGTGGGATGACGGAACGTCGGTGGACGCGTGGTTCGTGTCGAAGGGACCCTCGAAGAGCCAGGTCGCGGTGGCGCATGCCAAGCTGACGAGCAAGGCGGACGTCGCGGCGAGGAAGGCCTACTGGGACGAGCGTCTCCGGGCCCTGGAGCAGATCCTCGTCAATCGGTGAGCGTCAGGCCGACCCGTACTCCCAGGCTGTCCGGCGCGTAGGAACCCTTGCTGCCCACGATGAAGATGCGCTCGGGAACGATCGTGCTGTCGCGCAGGAGGTACCCC
This genomic interval from Candidatus Eisenbacteria bacterium contains the following:
- a CDS encoding glycosyltransferase family 39 protein, with the translated sequence MTAAARLKAIDIPLERDEGEYAYGGQLLLQGVPPYAAAYNMKFPGIYAAYAVILAVFGESTRGIHLGLLVVNAASILLVYVLGAWLSGRLAGVIAAASYALLSASPSVLGLAGHATHFVVLTCLAGVWLLIRARDRDGLGTLVAGGFALGLALLMKQHAVFFALFGLAHVGWSSRAGRGLPWSRVVSRAGAVALGILLPVAGTLVYLGAAGVHDRFWFWCVEYARVYAGQVSPSEGWASFLHHFPRAVGPALPLWLLALAGLIAMARRGRRDRALWITGFTLASFAATIPGFWFREHYFIVLLPAVAMLAGGYLVGMTEVLSRDRLPPAWRAALCALVFLLASAPAAGSLRALLAKSPEEMSRALYGSNPFPESVSIARYIASNSGPDARVAVLGSEPQIYFHSGRRSATGYIYTYGLMERVPGPRDPATGKPTWLPQPYARRMHEEMIREIEAAEPEYIVFVQVYTSWLANPESDQHIMEWSRGYVAERYDLVGTADILENDTEYRWGHEAASSEPRSEERMYVFRLKRSILAAP